In Ruminococcaceae bacterium BL-6, a genomic segment contains:
- a CDS encoding AraC family transcriptional regulator, which yields MIDVIQEVYGPLLCQNGFIPRPENARYGSMGQCWELEEGRGAGFYWTYGQKDLFDIKIHDFYLHDDTFFEFNLPKCLSVTYYESISGEELTPYRRLNAGCIKAFVGGRDPYRMLVHKKIPIRSVGIEFMPAYYEDYLKRQYPNEYIHPLKAFQKLDQTDDFPGMVRLLQQVKSYRGNGIAAKLFYESKVAEAASLVVEWARRLPQRPEPRLTDADRRQIETVTAYINDHCAFDLPLDRLSKIACMGTTKLKTSFRQVHGCTITGYIQQRRMSRAEYLLSSTDLPIGQVARTVGYRSASRFAELFHKSTGLLPLEFRKTAK from the coding sequence ATGATCGATGTGATTCAGGAGGTATATGGTCCGCTGCTCTGCCAAAACGGTTTTATCCCAAGGCCGGAAAATGCTCGTTACGGTTCGATGGGCCAGTGCTGGGAGCTGGAAGAAGGCCGTGGCGCGGGTTTCTACTGGACTTACGGGCAAAAGGATCTTTTTGATATTAAAATCCATGACTTTTATCTTCACGACGATACCTTTTTTGAGTTTAATCTGCCAAAGTGCCTGAGCGTTACCTATTACGAGTCTATTTCCGGAGAAGAGCTCACTCCTTACCGTCGCCTGAATGCCGGCTGTATCAAAGCCTTTGTCGGGGGACGCGATCCTTACCGGATGCTGGTACACAAAAAAATTCCGATCCGGTCGGTCGGGATCGAATTTATGCCGGCCTATTATGAGGATTATCTGAAGCGGCAATATCCCAACGAATATATTCATCCGCTGAAAGCGTTTCAGAAATTGGATCAGACCGACGATTTTCCGGGGATGGTGCGGTTGCTGCAACAGGTAAAAAGTTATCGCGGCAATGGCATTGCAGCCAAACTGTTTTATGAGAGCAAAGTCGCGGAGGCGGCATCCCTGGTGGTGGAGTGGGCCAGACGCCTTCCGCAAAGACCCGAACCCCGGCTCACGGATGCGGACAGACGGCAGATCGAAACCGTAACCGCCTACATCAACGACCACTGCGCTTTTGATCTGCCGCTGGACCGGCTCTCCAAAATCGCCTGCATGGGGACCACCAAGCTGAAAACCTCCTTCCGGCAGGTGCACGGCTGCACCATTACCGGGTATATTCAGCAGCGCCGAATGAGCCGGGCTGAATATCTGCTTTCCTCTACGGACCTGCCCATCGGCCAGGTAGCCCGGACGGTGGGTTACCGGAGCGCCAGCCGCTTCGCGGAGCTGTTTCACAAAAGTACGGGGTTGCTGCCGTTGGAGTTTCGTAAAACGGCAAAATAG